In one Heptranchias perlo isolate sHepPer1 unplaced genomic scaffold, sHepPer1.hap1 HAP1_SCAFFOLD_148, whole genome shotgun sequence genomic region, the following are encoded:
- the LOC137309126 gene encoding E3 ubiquitin/ISG15 ligase TRIM25-like — protein MEPGAIEDELTCAVCLQVYQDPVILPCVHSFCLKCIEGVWAQTAGPEGFECPQCRRKFNPRPSLERNFTLCNIVEKYNRSQPPADSACVMCEYCEENPTPAVKTCLKCEASFCSSHLKPHLRKEALKDHTLIEPTADLTERQCLDHKKVLEYYCKDDAESVCVSCTIIGKHKSHTLLSLDQAQAAIKEELEREIERLRGVQQNCSSKQRDLERSEAEIKTQINELKGKLSKSYSDWRRQLEEDEEYALKLIDEEGLRALSQIRSCSEALNKRMEQMTLIDGEYQSLEQRDPLSFIQNSKQLLSRVTETQRVTDPDVPALTLNLSKISQLVQKRLNGSEKYHSDILGMIRKNVQLFSNSGHHTLGEMSRLRISRGQRSAMSLDPKTANWNLVLSDDLRSVTRTEQDQPYSPHPERFKDCPQVLCSQSFSSGSHSWDVETDGKDWRIGMVCGSAEREGRESGLGVSSKSWCLSYGVVSLTAGHNFQFTLLPMIPSKSRIRVQFDYEARTVSFHRVTDSLTHLHTFQTTFTEPVFPAFYCGKKTSLKLLN, from the exons ATGGAGCCCGGAGCTATCGAGGATGAATTAacctgtgctgtgtgtctccaggtgtACCAGGACCCGGTGATATTACCCTGTGTGCAcagtttctgtttgaaatgtattgaggGAGTTTGGGCCCAGACAGCAGGCCCAGAAGGGTTTGAGTGCCCTCAGTGTCgccggaaattcaaccccaggcccagtctggagAGAAACTTCACGCTGTGTAATATCGTGGAGAAATACAATCGCTCACAGCCTCCTGCTGATTCAGCCTGTGTCATGTGTGAGTACTGTGAAGAAAATCCAACTCCAGCTGTGAAGACGTGTCTGAAATGTGAAGCTTCCTTTTGCTCCAGTCATTTAAAACCACATTTACGGAAAGAGGCCTTGAAAGATCACACCCTAATCGAGCCTACGGCTGACcttacagagagacagtgcctTGATCATAAGAAGGTCCTTGAATACTACTGTAAAGATGATGCAGAGAGTGTATGTGTTTCCTGTACAATAATAGGGAAACATAAATCCCACACACTGCTGAGCCTCGATCAGGCACAAGCTGCAATTAAG gaagaattggagagagaaatcgagaggcttcggggagtccagcagaattgttccagcaaacagcgagacttggagagatcagaagctgaaataaag ACACAAATCAATGAGCTGAAAGGAAAGCTATCGAAGAGCTACTCTGACTGGAGGAGAcagctggaagaagatgaagaatacgCACTGAAACTGATCGATGAGGAGGGGCTCCGAGCTCTCTCACAGATTAGAAGCTGTTCTGAAGCATTAAACAAGAGGATGGAACAGATGACATTAATAGATGGAGAATACCAGAGTCTGGAACAGAGggaccctctctcctttattcag aactcgaagcagctcctttccag agtgactgagactcagagaGTCACAGACCCAGATGTTCCAGCGCTCACCCTGAACCTGTCCAAAATATCTCAACTTGtccagaagaggctgaatggatcGGAAAAGTACCACTCAGACATATTGGGAATGATAAGGAAAAACGTGCAGcttttctccaattctgggcaccacactttaggagagaTGTCAAGGTTAAGAATTTCAAGAG ggcaaaggtcagcaatgagcctggatccaaagacagcaaactggaacttggttctgtcggatgatctgagatcagtaacaCGGACTGAACAGGATCAGCCCTACTCACCTCacccagagaggtttaaagactgtccccaagtcctctgctcccagagtttctcctcaggatcccattcctgggatgtggagactgatgggaaagactggagaatagggatggtgtgtgggagcgcagagagagaggggagagagtctgGTCTCGGTGTCAGCAGTAAATCCTGGTGTTTAAGTTATGGTGTTGTTTCTCTCACAGCCGGTCACAATTTCCAGTTCACTCTCCTCCCAATGATCCCGTCTAAGAGCCGGATCCGAGTTCAGTTCGATTACGAGGCCAGGACTGTGTCATTTCACcgggtcactgactcactgacacatttacacacatttcaaaccacattcactgaacccGTGTTTCCGGCATTTTATTGTGGGAAAAAAACATCCctaaaactgttaaattaa